TTTGCGGTTTTCCAGCATGTAGGAGACGCCCGACGGGGTACGCAGGTTGTCCTCCAGCACGTAGTATTCCCCATCACTGTTGCGAACCATATCCACGCCACAGATGTGCGCATAGATACCCCGGTGCAGAGCGATCCCCTGCATACAGGGCTGATACTGGTCATTCACCAGCACCTGCTCCGCCGGGATAATCCCCGCTTTGAGAATATGCTGCTCGTGATAGATGTCATGAAGAAAAGCGTTAAGCGCCTGAACTCTCTGGCGGATCCCTTTGTCGAGCATTGCCCATTCGCTGGCCGGAATAATACGCGGCACGCTGTCGAAGGGGATCACTCTCTCTGCGCCACCCTCTTCACCGTAAACGTTGAAGGTAATCCCTACGCGGTGAAACAGCAGTTCGGCCTCTTCCCGTTTGCGGATGAAGGCCTGGTGGTCAGATTTCTGCAGCCAGTGCCAGTAATCGCGATAGTGCTGGCGATGCTGTCCACTGCCCAGCAGCATTTCATCATAAAAACCTGATGCGACTTCATAGCCTTGATTCATGATTTCCCTTCCACTTTCAGTGAACCCGTCTCTGAATCTGCACAAAACGTGCCAGTCCACATCGCAGACAGGAGGGGGTCGATGCAGCGCCAGTTTTACTCCGCAGCATGACTGGATATAGCCGTGTGGCATCGGTCCATGAAAGGAAGGCAGGAAAGGAAACGCACCGAAAAGGTGCGTTTAAAAAGCTATCAGTTTTGCGCCAGAGGATGCCAGATTTCAGTCACTGCGCCCTCTTTGCCGGTGATCGGATCGGTCTGCGGCAGTGGGACCCGCTTGATTTCCAGTAAAGCCTGGTTCATCACCTGCGGCTCATCCCGGTGGGTTTCGGGCTGCATGCCACGAGGATAAGCGCCTACGGCAAAGAAGTCTTCGCTGGCGGCCAGTTGCTGATGGCCGACGCCAGCCGGAATTAACACGGCATCACCGGCGTATACTGTGACTGCCCTGCCCGTTTCACCCCCAAATAAAATCTGTGCCCATCCGGCACTGATGCCCAGCAACTCGTGGGTATTAGGGTGATAATGGGTATAAGGGAAAACCGGGTAACGCCAGCGCGGCAGCCATTGATGGCGGGCGAAAAGATCTTCGAAGTAGCGGGCAACGTCCTCCACCTCCTGCGGAACCACCTGCGGATAAATAATCAGCGGCAGGGGATTATTAGGCACATTGCTGGCGGGCTGGAAGGTCATATATTGGGGATTGGTGGAGGTGCCCGAAGAAAAAGTCCCGGCGGCAAAGGACATCATGGCAAGCAGACTGGCTGAGTTCGGCAACATACGATGTCTCCTGGTGCTGGGAAAAGTTTGTTAATGAATTGTGGCAAATCGTGCAGAAATAGCAATGTTTGCGAAGCGCCGCAGATCACATAAAGCATTAATTTAACGGGACTTAACTCAAATGAGCCTCCCGGCATTTATGCCTGCTGAAAGCCTGGTTTTTTTGTGAGCGGATAACTGTTATAGCTGAATAAGTAAAAACTGTGTCTGCTCTGCCTTGTCTCTTTATGGTTTACTGTTCACAGTCACGAGTGAGGGATAAATAATGCATGATGTAAAACAGATTCTGCTGCGTGAGATTGACACGCTGAACCGCAATGAACAGCGGGATAACAGGCCTCGCCTGAGCTTTACCTTTCTTAAAAATCATCCCGGACTGTGGGCATCTATGTATGTCTGCTATGCGCTGACCGTGGCGCTGATCTTTACCACAGAATTCCTTGGCTGGCCTGCGTTCTGGGGCGCGACCATTTTCGTGCTGCTGATGAGCGGGCTGATGATGCTGGATGTGAATCCACGCTACCGTTTTGAAGATATCGATACGCTGGATCTTCGTGTCTGTTACAACGGAGAGTGGTATTACGATCGCACCCTCTCAGAGCAGGCCGTGCAGGATATCCTGACCAGCAGCCAGGTGGCAGAGACCGTAAAACAGGGCATTCAGAAACTGCTGTCGCTGAAAGGCAAAGTGGATTTCTACGATGTTTATCATCTGACCTGGGGCCAGAAACGCGCCTCCACCGTTTAATCTCTGCGGGCCAGCCAGGCTGGCCCTAAAGCATCTCTGCTATTAACCCACCCAGCACAGCTACCGCCGCCTCCTGCGCATCGCCCCACTCCCACGACGCATTAAAACGAAAATAGTTGGCATACTGTTCACCTGAAGAGAACATTTTGCCCGGTGCGATACTGATGTTGTGCCTCAGCGCGCGATAGTAAAGCTCGGTGGTGTTCACCTGCCGTGGCAGTTCAATCCACAGAAAGTAGCCCCCCTGCGAGTCGTTGATTCTGATTTCTGCGGGAAGATGACGCCTCAGAGAATGCCGGGCCTGATTTTTCCTCTGCTCCAGCACCATCCGCAATTTGCGCAGGTGGCTGTCATAGCTGCGGGTCATCAGGTAATTTGCCAGCGCCAGCTGCATAGGGGTGCTGGTAGAGAGGGTACTCATCAGCTGTAGTCGCTGGATTCGCTGAGCATGTTTCCCCGCCGCTACCCAGCCAACCCGAAAACCCGCCACCAGATTTTTTGAAAACGACGAGCAGTGCAGCACGCTTTGCTGCTGTTCAAAGGCTTTGGCGGGCAGCGGCTTTTCACTGCCAAAGTAAAGCTCGCTGTAAACATCATCTTCAATCAGGGTCACCTGATGCTGCGTCAGCAGCTCCACCAGCCGCTGCTTTTTGGCTCGGGAGAGCGTGTGCCCGACCGGGTTCTGCTGGTTGGTCATCATCCAGCAGGCCTTGATCGGCCAGCGCTCCAGCGCCCGCTCCAACTCATCCAGATCCAACCCGTGTTGCGGATCGGTAGCGATGGCCACGGCCTTGAGCTTGAGACGCTCAATCACCTGCAACGCCCCATAGAAACAGGGATTCTCGATAGCCACCCAGTCGCCCGGCTCGGTAACAGCCTGCATGCTGAGGTTCAGCGCCTCCATCGCACCGTTGGTGATAACGATCTCATCCGGCGACACCGAAATGCCCTGCAGGGCATACCGCTGCGCCAGCGTTTTACGCAGGGCTTCATTGCCTGGCGGCAGGTTATTCAGAGCATCGGCAGGTTTCAGCGTGTGGGAAACAGCAGAAAGGGAGCGCATCAGCTGGCGCTGAGGAAACAGCTCAGGATCGGGAAACGCCGAACCAAAGGGCAAAATACGGGGATCGCGGCAAGCCTGTAAAACATCAAAAATAAAGGCATTGATATCAACAGACTCCGCCAGTTGCACCTTCTGATGGCTCGCAGGCTGGCTGATAAATTCCGCCCGTGGGGCAACATAGTACCCCGACTGTGGACGCGACTGGATCCAACCCTGGCTTTCCAGCACCTGATAGGCGTGCATCACCGTCATCAGGCTCATGCCGCTGAGGGCGACCTGTTCGCGGAGCGAGGGCAGTTTTTGCCCCGGCAGCCAGACTTCCTGAGAAATCTGCTGCTGGAGCCGATCGATAAGCTGCTGATATTTTGCCAAAACTGTTACATATCCGGATGTAAGATTTGGCAACTATTATAGGTCGGTCAGCCTGGATTAACAGTATCCGGCCAGGGTTGAGTGGGATTCGGCTCTCTTTTCAGCGAGGGGTTTTCACTCTTTTCAGGTTCCCCTACGAAATTGCCAAGGCTGGCAACCTGATCCGGCGGGATTGGCCTTCCTAACAGATAGCCCTGCAATGAGTTACATCCCAGGCTGGTGAGGAAAGATTGCTGCTCCTCGGTTTCCACCCCTTCAGCCACCACCTTAAGGTTAAGGGTCTGAGCCAGCGCAACGATAGCGGTGACGATGGTGGCATCCTCACTCTTCGCCTGCAGCTCATTAACAAAGGCGCGGTCTATTTTCAGCTCGCTGGCCGGAAGACGTTTCAGGTAGAGCAGGCTGGAATAACCGGTCCCGAAATCGTCAATGGAAGCCTTCACGCCCAGTTCCGTCAGCTGCGTCAGGATACGGATACTTTCATCCGGATCGCGCATCGCGGTGGTTTCGGTCACTTCCAGCGTCAGTAATTCAGCCGGGATATGGTGCGTTTTCAGAGCGTTAACCACGGTTTCAACCAGCCCCTGCTGCTCGAATTGCAGGGCAGAGAGGTTGACCGCAATCGACCACTGCGGATTCCCCTGAAGGTGCCAGATGCGCAGCTGACGGCAGGCTTCGTTGATCACCCAGTTACCGATGCTGACTATCAGCCCGGTTTTTTCTGCCAGCGGC
This genomic window from Erwinia sp. E_sp_B01_1 contains:
- a CDS encoding YlaC family protein produces the protein MHDVKQILLREIDTLNRNEQRDNRPRLSFTFLKNHPGLWASMYVCYALTVALIFTTEFLGWPAFWGATIFVLLMSGLMMLDVNPRYRFEDIDTLDLRVCYNGEWYYDRTLSEQAVQDILTSSQVAETVKQGIQKLLSLKGKVDFYDVYHLTWGQKRASTV
- a CDS encoding PLP-dependent aminotransferase family protein; the encoded protein is MAKYQQLIDRLQQQISQEVWLPGQKLPSLREQVALSGMSLMTVMHAYQVLESQGWIQSRPQSGYYVAPRAEFISQPASHQKVQLAESVDINAFIFDVLQACRDPRILPFGSAFPDPELFPQRQLMRSLSAVSHTLKPADALNNLPPGNEALRKTLAQRYALQGISVSPDEIVITNGAMEALNLSMQAVTEPGDWVAIENPCFYGALQVIERLKLKAVAIATDPQHGLDLDELERALERWPIKACWMMTNQQNPVGHTLSRAKKQRLVELLTQHQVTLIEDDVYSELYFGSEKPLPAKAFEQQQSVLHCSSFSKNLVAGFRVGWVAAGKHAQRIQRLQLMSTLSTSTPMQLALANYLMTRSYDSHLRKLRMVLEQRKNQARHSLRRHLPAEIRINDSQGGYFLWIELPRQVNTTELYYRALRHNISIAPGKMFSSGEQYANYFRFNASWEWGDAQEAAVAVLGGLIAEML